The proteins below are encoded in one region of Scomber japonicus isolate fScoJap1 chromosome 2, fScoJap1.pri, whole genome shotgun sequence:
- the LOC128366039 gene encoding uncharacterized protein LOC128366039, whose product MQVISDERSLWMYTLLFTSLQLWARLSASTSSPSLPAPTLDIHSRTRDSVDLICKAPGGYTGVQFMLYQYKDKVDSQEPLSGAQQAIFNIRVKEGDPHELFCCLYMDQQHRYSMFSPYLPIENLQAATPTRSIPSVPPPSLSVEPSAGVVKRGDMLSFSCSVPATIPQSQSSSKNKQVSFFLLKTTKGTGTTSIIYQSQAGLVSNTKPQPGVFNVGPVTGGDSGKYTCIYQITKKRGLVNSTVSNTVQVTIKDMLPAPTLVLQQHTEVWHLLCVGSPAYPGAEFSLYQADNDSPVAIHLAKWLHHKATFPVPVQDTSVASYQCQYSVRLGEEWSYSERSYPLALTGGVPPPTSTALSGVDWPLALGSFSAAVLFLSSVALVVKLACRKGNSEGIALHRLDM is encoded by the exons ATGCAGGTTATTAGTGATGAGCGTTCACTTTGGATGTACACTCTGCTGTTTACTTCTCTACAACTTTGGG CAAGACTTTCAGCTTCCACTTCCTCTCCGTCCCTTCCAGCACCTACACTTGACATCCATTCGAGAACAAGAGACTCTGTGGACCTGATTTGCAAGGCTCCAGGGGGCTACACTGGGGTTCAGTTCATGCTGTACCAATACAAGGACAAG GTTGACTCCCAGGAGCCGCTGTCTGGTGCCCAGCAAGCTATCTTCAACATCAGGGTAAAGGAAGGGGACCCACATGAACTTTTCTGCTGTCTGTACATGGACCAGCAGCACCGTTATAGTATGTTCAGTCCCTATTTGCCGATAGAGAACCTACAAG CTGCAACCCCTACTCGCTCCATACCCTCTGTTCCCCCTCCAAGCCTGTCTGTGGAGCCTTCTGCTGGTGTGGTAAAACGTGGAGACATGCTGTCCTTCAGCTGCTCTGTCCCTGCTACCATACCCCAATCTCAGTCCAGCTCTAAGAACAAACAAGTGTCCTTCTTTTTGCTGAAAACCACTAAGGGAACAGGGACAACATCCATCATCTACCAGTCTCAGGCCGGCCTGGTGTCAAATACCAAACCACAGCCAGGAGTCTTCAATGTAGGGCCAGTGACAGGAGGAGACAGTGGCAAGTATACCTGCATCTACCAGATCACCAAAAAAAGGGGATTGGTCAATTCAACTGTCAGTAACACAGTTCAAGTCACCATCAAAG ACATGCTGCCAGCGCCCACCCTTGTTCTCCAGCAGCACACAGAAGTTTGGCATTTGCTTTGTGTAGGGTCCCCTGCATACCCCGGTGCTGAGTTTTCACTTTACCAGGCAGATAATGACTCTCCTGTTGCAATACACTTAGCTAAATGGCTCCACCATAAGGCCACGTTCCCAGTGCCTGTCCAGGACACTTCAGTGGCTTCGTACCAATGCCAGTACAGTGTCCGTCTAGGAGAGGAATGGAGCTACTCTGAACGCAGTTACCCTTTGGCTTTAACTGGAG GGGTTCCCCCTCCAACATCAACAG CTTTGTCAGGTGTAGATTGGCCTCTTGCACTGGGCTCGTTCTCTGCTGCAGTCTTATTCCTCAGCTCAGTGGCACTTGTGGTTAAGTTGGCATGCAGGAAAG GTAACTCTGAAGGTATTGCTCTGCACAGGCTAGATATGTGA